Proteins found in one Planococcus citri chromosome 2, ihPlaCitr1.1, whole genome shotgun sequence genomic segment:
- the LOC135835117 gene encoding speckle-type POZ protein B-like isoform X23, producing MLSSLSGSVCKSNASNTKIGYDEARYVWTIEDFGSVEAKGERLLSPAFSSVTNTQVQWSLLLYPNSNTNANDHIGIFIYLSADSSFEKSKKLFAKTVFSILNEEYHQTTDIEEFLHPNVVFGSPGLWKFIKKDEKFRNKFLLNNTLKILCEVKFSECKFHLEVPECNFFENFVSLFENRELTDVIISANGKDYPAHKAVLAARSPVFLAMFKHDTKENQLNRIEIEDINEVVIGEMLKYIYTGKCANLEIVAGELLAAADKYDLYRLKMICAKTLLEGLSVENAASVLALADMHGVKGLKNEVIKFIVSKPTEVLTTEGWKSIRSNFELVDEVCLALAKRCTCKCMLNN from the coding sequence ATGCTGTCGAGTCTTAGTGGTTCAGTTTGCAAATCAAATGCGAGTAACACAAAAATCGGCTACGATGAAGCAAGATACGTTTGGACAATTGAAGATTTCGGTTCTGTCGAGGCCAAAGGAGAACGATTACTTTCTCCTGCTTTTTCATCTGTTACGAATACTCAAGTTCAATGGAGCTTATTGCTTTATCCCAACTCCAATACAAACGCAAATGATCATATCGGTATTTTCATCTACTTAAGTGCAGATAGCAGCTTTGAAAAGAGCAAAAAACTATTCGCGAAAACGGTTTTTTCTATTCTAAATGAAGAATACCATCAGACAACGGATATCGAAGAATTTCTGCATCCAAATGTTGTGTTCGGAAGTCCTGGCCTTtggaaattcattaaaaaagatgaaaagttcAGGAACAAGTTCCTGTTGAACAATACATTGAAGATTCTTTGCGAAGTGAAGTTTTCCGAATGTAAATTTCACCTCGAGGTGCCCGAATGTAACTTCTTCGAAAATTTCGTATCATTGTTTGAAAACCGAGAGTTAACGGACGTCATCATTTCTGCGAACGGTAAAGATTATCCTGCTCACAAGGCTGTTTTAGCTGCTCGTAGTCCAGTTTTCCTAGCCATGTTCAAACATGATACAAAGGAAAACCAGCTAAACCGTATAGAAATTGAAGATATAAACGAAGTAGTTATTGGCGAGAtgttgaaatacatttatacTGGGAAGTGCGCAAATTTAGAAATCGTGGCAGGAGAATTATTGGCGGCAGCTGATAAATATGATTTGTACCGATTGAAAATGATATGCGCCAAGACCCTACTCGAAGGATTGTCGGTTGAAAACGCTGCAAGTGTTTTGGCGTTAGCAGATATGCACGGTGTTAAAGGACTCAAAAACGAAGTGATCAAATTTATCGTTTCGAAACCTACCGAAGTGTTGACTACAGAAGGATGGAAGAGTATTAGATCGAACTTCGAGTTAGTCGATGAAGTATGTTTAGCTTTAGCTAAGCGATGTACGTGTAAGTGTATGTTAAACAACTGA